In Lineus longissimus chromosome 9, tnLinLong1.2, whole genome shotgun sequence, one genomic interval encodes:
- the LOC135494021 gene encoding uncharacterized protein LOC135494021, which yields MVMGTLEKQHSLFPASCLLVLGCGIIVIFSLMVTSAAESVIWGDVIMYTRSVSFKEFKVTTKVAEERRDGWAKVTYEFTKVRLPAKTHSLSFNSFSGYLKDNGYEVVYSIDLRGPGNIHEIGNRTLCMRNACVDSGLKSIYCRLLMNFKNAEPLTFVGEWRNRKKERRVWRMVYSLERPRACYSHHHLIVGHYSEEETRSPNEVSKQKSSMKKQNGLDRHSRQDIADETGRLYVLDLSDEFSHELVIIGSAFGRFSSSLRSKSEMLYVGKYLNIIIGWEFKAINMEPKTTYASVKAKSLVHCVVLSIRQADCWSVRYSIGKLGLFECRQFTRGPETTEHNQ from the exons ATGGTTATGGGCACACTAGAGAAACAACACAGCCTCTTCCCAGCGTCTTGTCTTCTTGTTTTAGGCTGTGGGATAATCGTCATATTCAGTTTAATG GTGACCAGCGCCGCTGAGTCGGTTATATGGGGAGATGTGATCATGTATACACGTTCAGTCTCGTTCAAAGAGTTTAAAGTGACTACCAAAGTAGCCGAGGAACGCCGCGACGGATGGGCTAAAGTAACGTATGAATTCACCAAGGTGCGGTTGCCGGCAAAAACACATTCCTTGTCTTTCAATAGTTTTTCAGGTTATTTGAAAGATAACGGGTACGAGGTTGTATATTCAATTGACCTTCGGGGTCCTGGCAACATTCACGAGATTGGTAACAGGACGTTGTGCATGAGAAACGCTTGCGTAGATTCCGGTTTAAAAAGTATCTATTGTCGCTTATTAATGAATTTTAAGAATGCCGAACCGTTAACTTTTGTCGGCGAGTGGAGGAATCGGAAAAAAGAACGCAGAGTTTGGAGGATGGTGTACAGTTTGGAAAGACCAAGAGCGTGTTATTCGCACCATCACCTGATAGTCGGCCATTACTCGGAGGAAGAGACGCGCAGCCCAAATGAAGTCAGCAAACAAAAATCTTCCATGAAGAAACAAAACGGACTGGATCGCCATTCCCGACAAGATATAGCTGATGAGACTGGCCGTTTGTATGTTTTAGATCTATCAGACGAATTCAGTCATGAACTAGTCATTATTGGATCAGCTTTTGGAAGATTCAGCAGTTCGTTGCGTTCAAAGTCCGAGATGCTTTATGTCGGGAAGTATTTGAATATAATTATAG gttggGAGTTTAAAGCCATAAACATGGAGCCAAAAACAACTTATGCCAGTGTCAAGGCAAAAAGCTTGGTCCACTGTGTCGTGCTGAGCATTCGCCAGGCTGACTGTTGGAGCGTTCGTTACTCTATTGGCAAACTGGGATTATTCGAGTGCCGTCAATTTACCAGGGGTCCGGAAACAACCGAACACAACCAATAA
- the LOC135493666 gene encoding uncharacterized protein LOC135493666, whose product MDRLKYNEKASLLNNMASHKPVYIALIVVSWLFYIGAIIAGTSTRFIYEAADAKNETKNVTYDDTLINPAPWTFGVVWSIIFLYQGIWIIYVTASIFRRGKITKSYVYTMEGICPPLTYVFFILGCAGAIVWSVVFVYEILLPNLFPLLFAWFSLYAALIICYRDSENHFLNVVKDGLLVDVVLVRAFIHNGLATFATWVTLAFFVQLSVVLKYVTMADELVSSIVILAVILVLLIVWFAFNNFVFPKFCQFTFTPYFVVLLATAGIITDGFDTSNAALLFALVILIVDIVLLIVTIVLVVRRFKSKSLVGLAVPRI is encoded by the exons ATGGATCGTTTAAAGTATAACGAG AAAGCATCCTTACTAAACAACATGGCGTCCCATAAGCCCGTCTACATCGCCCTTATTGTCGTGTCGTGGCTGTTCTACATTGGTGCCATCATTGCCGGGACATCGACGAGGTTCATTTATGAAGCAG CTGATGCCAAAAACGAGACGAAGAACGTTACCTATGATGACACCCTCATCAACCCTGCTCCCTGGACGTTTGGAGTCGTCTGGTCAATCATTTTCCTCTACCAGGGCATTTGGATTATATACGTCACAGCCTCCATCTTCCGACGTGGAAAGATCACCAAAAGCTACGTGTACACCATGGAAGGAATCTGCCCTCCGCTAACTTACGTCTTCTTCATTCTCGGCTGCGCAGGCGCAATCGTCTGGAGCGTTGTTTTTGTCTACGAAATTCTGCTGCCAAATTTGTTCCCGTTGTTGTTCGCATGGTTTTCCCTCTATGCTGCTTTGATCATCTGCTACAGGGATTCCGAGAATCATTTCTTGAACGTTGTCAAAGATGGGTTGTTAGTCGACGTGGTGCTAGTCCGTGCGTTCATTCACAATGGACTTGCAACCTTCGCAACCTGGGTGACCTTGGCCTTCTTCGTACAGCTCTCAGTTGTTTTGAAATACGTCACAATGGCGGACGAGCTCGTGTCAAGCATCGTCATCCTTGCAGTAATTCTCGTTTTGTTGATCGTCTGGTTTGCATTCAACAATTTTGTCTTCCCGAAGTTCTGTCAGTTCACCTTCACGCCTTATTTTGTCGTGTTGCTTGCAACTGCTGGGATCATTACCGATGGTTTCGATACATCGAATGCCGCCTTACTTTTTGCACTTGTCATTCTCATCGTTGACATTGTGTTGCTCATTGTTACGATTGTTTTGGTGGTACGTCGGTTTAAGTCGAAATCGTTGGTTGGCCTTGCTGTTCCAAGAATCTAA